The stretch of DNA GGGTTAGGTGCCAGCCTAAGTATGGGTGGTGCAACGGAACCCATAGGTTCGTCCCAGTCAAGCTCTTGGATGTAGCTGGCCTAGTTAGGGGGGCTCATAAAGGGAGAGGTTTGGGGAATAAGTTCCTAGATGATTTGAGGAGGGCTAGTGTCAACATAATAGTAGTAGATGCCTCTGGCTCCACTGATGATGAGGGTAATCCAGTCCCTCCCTTCACTCATGACCCGGTCGAGGATGTGAAGATCGTTAAGGAGGAGTTCTCGAGGTGGATGGCATCGATAATAGAGAGGGCTAAGGGGAAGATCAGGGGGAAGCTGTTGAGCGGCGCTTCTTATGACGAAGCAATTTATGAAGTTTTAACTGGACTGGAGATAAGCAGAGATGTAGTTAAGGAAGCTCTCGAATCTATCCCTATCAGGAAGTCGCCTCTAGATCTCACTATTGATGAGTTACAGGAACTATCGAGTGAGATACTGAGGAGGGGGAAACCCTTCGTTATAGCTGCGAATAAGGTCGATATCTCAGGTGCTCACAGGAATTTAGAGAGATTGAGGAGTGTTTTTGAGGAACCAGTTATCCCCGTCTCTGCTGAAGCTGAGCTAATATTGAGAAAGGCTTCTAAGGCTGGTTTAATAAGGTATGAGCCAGGAGATAGTGATTTCGAGATAATAGATGAAGCTAAGCTATCCGAACCTCAGTTGAAGGCCCTAAATATGATAAGGGAGAGGGTACTCAATGAATTCGGAAGTACAGGCGTTCAAGATACTTTGGAGGTCTCTGTCTTCAATGTCTTAAGGATGAAGGTCGTCTTCCCCGTTGAGAATGAGAGCAAGCTCTCTGATAAGGATGGTAATATACTTCCAGATGCCATAATACTCCCTGAACATGCTACCGTACTAGATCTAGCTGAGAAGATACACAGCGAGATCGCGAGTAAGGCTCTATATGGGATAGATGTCAGGAATAAGATGAGGATATCCCTAGATCACGAATTGAAACACAGAGATATCATTAAAATAGTAACAGCTAGGTGAAGCACGACTTATTTCCCCAAATAAGCTCGTTTTCAACTTCGCATCCCTCAATAGATGTCCCTGATGCGTTTATAGAGCTAGATATTTTCGAGTTGAGTATTGAGGAGCCCTTGGAGATTATAGAAGATTCTATGAGAGAACTCCTCACGATAGATCCGCTCATTACGATAGAATTCCTTATAGTGGATCCTATCACTTCAGACCCGCGTTGCAAGTAAGCCTTAGCTACTGCTGAATCTATCAGCTTACCATCTAGACAACAGGGCCCATCTAACTCAGATCCCTCTACCTCAGCGTCCCTCCCTATTATAAGGGGCCCCTCTACTTTGAATCCATCCGGCACTCTCCTAAGCCCTGATATCATATCATTTAAGAGTAACTCCTGAGCGAGGAGGAAATCCTCCCTCCTCCCGGCATCTACCCATGGATCTACGCTAACGATACCCACTCTCTCCCCCCTCTCGACTGCTTCAGTTATCGCTGATGTGAGCTCTATCTCCCCCCTAGGAGAGGGGCTCAGGCCCCTCAATATATCGAATATAGATTGAGATAGAAGGAAAACTCCAGCGACCACTAAATTAGATGGTTCTTCTCCTCTCTTAGGCTTCTCAACTATCCTCTTGAGGAGCTTCCCCTCAGCTTCTATGACACCGAACTCCCAAGGCCTCTCCACAGGAGCTACCGCCACTAAGTGATCGTACTTATCTCTCTCAGATAAAAAGGCCTCAAGAAATCCAGGAGGAATGTAGATATCTGAGTATAGAAGTAGGAGGTCGTCCCTAACAAAATCCTCAAGCTTGAGGACTGCGTGACCCGTTCCCAGTGGCTCGCCTTGATCCACTAGATTAACTCCGTACTTCGATCGGTACTCAAGGAATAGTTCTTTCATATAGCAGACGACAACGTAGACTTCTGTTGGATTTAGGAGGGCTAAGTTATGTTCTAGGAGGGTCGAGCATGCGATTGGTAATAGGGGTTTGGGTATTGAGTCAGTAGCGGGCCTTAACCTATTGCCCTTACCCGCCGCTAGCAATGCTACTTTCAACTCTCTCCTCAGCCTCTCTTATCTCGGATGGTTTCAGTAGCACCATCTTCCTGAGTTCTACGTATTTAATAGGTGCTATCTTCGAGGAAATCCTCTGTATCTCGGAGGTGACTGGGAGGGGGTTACCGAATATGAAGGATCTCACGATCTCCTCCACTGTGTAATTCGGGATTATTTCCCTGATGTACTTGTCCACTCTCTCCCTTATCGCGTGCTTCTGACTGCTCCTTATCCTAGTGGATGTGATTATGAGAGTGAATATCCTGACATAATTACCGTCCTTCGTCACACCTTCTGATTGAATATCCACTCTAGAGCTCCTCCTTTGGACGATAGATCTCATGTAATCCTTATTCAACATCTCCTTCACGAATCTAGCGTAAGCCTTGTTCCCCTCCACCTTGAATATCTTGAACCAGAGTTTGTACTTCTCATGCATGAAGTCACCAGTTATATCCCTGACTACTACCTCTACGTTCCTACCGATCAAGCTCTCCGGATCATTAGCTGGAGTCTCCCCTATCCACTGACCTGGAAATATATCGAAGGCATACGTATTATACCAGGTCTTAGTTTTGACTTTCCCGTGAGCCTTCCTACTCGACATTCCGACCCCTACCATCGGGTGATGTGTTGTTATTATAATCTTTTTTGACAGTTCAAGCGTGTGGGCGCATTGATAGAATTCGAGGGGGTGTCCTTCAGGTACGAGGGAAGCGAGTCCTACGCTATCAGGGACGTAAACTTAGAGATAAGAAGGGGCGATTTCCTCCTAATAGCTGGAATGAGCGGCTCCGGGAAGTCTACGCTCTTGAGGATGATGAACGGACTGATACCCCACTTTTACAGAGGGGAGATGGTTGGTAGAGTGTTAGTAGATGGTTTAGATACTAGAGAAGCTAGTGTAGCTCAGTTAGCTAGGAAAGTGGGCTTAGTCTTTCAGAATCCTGATAATCAGATAGTGACCCTGAGGGTAGATAGGGAAGTAGCTTTCGGACTCGAGAATCTAGGGGTGAGCAGAGAGGAGATGATCTCTAGGGTGAATTACGCGTTATCTAAACTCAAGATAGAGCATTTAGGGAGGAGGCCCACTTACGAGCTGAGCGGTGGTGAGAAGCAACTAGTTGCAATAGCATCAGTAATAGCGATGAAACCGGAAATATTAGTACTAGATGAACCTACTAGTGAATTAGATCCGTTTAGCGCAGCTAGAATCGTTAAGATACTGAGAGAACTCAATAGAGAGGGTATCACGGTAATCGTAGCTGAACACAGGCTGGATCTCTTCGCTCCACCATCCAATAGGCTCCTAGTGGTCCATGAAGGGAGGATAAAATTCGATGGAGATCCTAGAGAGGTACTCTATGACGACCCCTATCCCCTAGGGGTTAAGTCACCTGGCGTCGTTAAATTCGCGAAGACTCATGGGGTTAGAGGCAAGCCGCTCACAGTAGGGGAGCTCTTGAGAGCTATAGTGGGGTGATCTCTTGATAGAATTCCGGAATGCTGGTTTCAAATATGAGGGAAGTCGGGGATTCGCTATCAGAGGTATCTCATTGGAGTTCAGAGTTGGGAAGATATACGGGATCATAGGACCCAACGGCTCCGGGAAGTCTACGCTCTTGAGGATGATGAACGGACTGATACCCCACTTTTACAGAGGGGAGATGGTTGGTAGAGTGTTAGTAGATGGTTTAGATACTAGAGAAGCTAGTGTAGCTCAGTTAGCTAGGAAAGTGGGCTTAGTCTTTCAGAATCCTGAGCATATGTTCTTCTCAGAATCGATTGAAGAGGAGGTCTCATTCGGACCTAGATCAGTTGGTATGGAAGAGAATGAGATCGGGGATTCCGTTAGATGGAGTCTCGAGGAAGTAGGTCTCTGGGAGCTCAGGAGGAGAGGTCCCTGGTCCCTCAGTGGAGGGGAGATGAAGAGGCTCTCGATAGCTTGCGTCCTCTCCATGAGACCGACTTTCTTAGCATTAGATGAGCCGACCATCGGACAGGATGCTATCTCTAAGGACTCTCTGATAAGTTTATTGAGGAATCTGAGAGGTGAGGGGAAGGGGATCATCGTCGTGACTCACGATATAGAATGGTTAGAGGAGCTAGATCCCGATGAAGTCATAGTGCTGAGTAAGGGATCTATCTATAAGAGAGGACCACCCGAAGATATTTTCTCAGATATAAGGGGATTGGTTATGAGCCAATTAATGCCTCCAGTCTCTTATATCATTGAAGACCTTCTAAGGAGGTGCCTCAATGTTCGATCCGTTAGGGATGCTTGAGATATTCAGGACAGGCTATGCTGAGAGCGTATACGCTAGGCTGAATCCCTTAGTTAAGTTCATCCTCTTCGCAGTCTTCATAATCCTCCCGTTATTGTCCACAAACCTTCTCCTCCAGCTCTTCTCCATGCTGGCGCAGATCCCCCTGATAATGATGTCTAGATCGGGGAGGAGGGTCGTCAGATCATTGAGAGCTTCAATGTTCTTCATTTTGATAATAATTCTCTTGAACTATATTGCTACAAATAGTATAATTTTTAGCTTATCTATGGTGGTCAGATTGCTTGTGATGATAATAGCTTCGGCTATATTCATGAATGGGTCGAACCCCTCGGAAATAGGAGATGTATTATCTAAACTGAGAGTCCCCACGTCGATTACTTTCTCTTTCATAGTGGCCTTGAGGTTCATCCCTGTGTTAGCGGATGATTTCATGAATATAGTCGCTTCTCAAGCTAGTAGGGGGCATGAAGTAGAGAGGAGCGGTTTCATAAGGAGAGCTAAGAGTCTACTCCCTCTATTGATACCTCTGATAGTCATAGCTATCAGGAGGGCCCAGCAATTAGCTGAAGCGTTGGAGAGTAGGTGCTTCGGATCGGGGAAGAGGACGAGTTATATTAGTTATGGAGTGAGTTTCTCAGATTTCCTCGCTCTCATATATGCTATCATCGTGATAATCGTAGGCGTGTCCTTAGCGACACTCCCCCCAAGTTTTCCACTCCTTCCCTTCCGGTGATATAGAGTTGAAAGTGTGTTCTTTCAACTCCGATGCTCATCTTATGGAGGTGATGGAGTTGAAATAGAGGGGTCTCTCCCCGACCTCGGAGATGATGGAGCTGAAATATATCACATATCCCTTATCATATGTTTTTCTGATCGATAGATATTATATAATACTTTCATAATACTTTCATTTAAAAAGGCATTAAGTTTAAAGGTAGAGTGGACGCTTATCACATTCAGGTCTGGGCGGAGGGGAAGTCGTGGATGCCGATAAATAGTAGTATATTTTATGACACATCCTATTTAGGCTATTCAATAATTAAAGATAAGAGGGTCTTGAGGGACTCATTTATACCTGATACTCTACCGGGAAGAGAGGAACAGATATTCCAATTCACTAGGGCATTGTCAGACTTATTGAGCGATCAACCTCCGAGCGACGTGGCTTTCATAGGTAAGCCGGGAACTGGGAAGACAGCAGTAGCTAAGAACGTGACAGGGAAGTTCAAGCAGGAATACCCTAACATAAGGGCTAAGTTCATATACATAAACTGCAGTCAAGCGACGACTTCCTATAGAGTGATGTATCAATTGAATAGAGCCCTGGGCGTCCTAGTACCACCTTCAGGCTATCCTTTCGACGTCCTCTGGGATAAGTTCATCGAAGCCTATTCATCTTCGAACTCCAGGCTTGTAGTCATATTAGATGAAGTAGACCTACTCGTCAGGAGGGACGGTGGGAGGATACTTTACTCACTCTCTAGGTTGAATTATGAGTTAGGGAGGAACCTCAGCATAAGTATGGTCGTCATAAGTAACACTTTGGACTTCTTGGATAGGTTGGATCCGAGAGAGAGGAGTAGCTTCGAGCCCCTGAGGATACACTTCCCTCCGTACACTCAACCTCAACTATACAATATACTCAGACAGAGAGCTGACTTGGGTCTGAAGCTCGGGACATGGGATGATGAAGCACTTCATTTAATCGCAGCTAGAGTTGCTCAAGAGTCTGGGGATGCTAGGAGGGCTATAGATGTCTTGAGGATAGCTGCTGAGATCGCGGAAGATGAGAGAGCTGAGAAACTCGCAGTTAGGCATGTGGAGAAAGCCCTCAACTCAGTCAATGAGGAGGAGATATCTGTTACCGTTAGGACTCTACCCCTTCACCACAGGTTGATCTTAGCGGCGATAGCTGAGATATTGGAGAGGCCTCAAGTGAGGCCAGGGACTGGGGTCATCTATTCCTTATACACTAAGAAAGCTCAGAGTTATGGAGTGAAACCATTGACAATGAGGAGAGTGAGCGGTATCTTGAGGGAGCTCGAATCCCTTGGCTTAGTGGAGATAAAGATGGATTACGGAGGGGCTAGGGGTAATACTAAGGTCGTGGAGAGGATGGCGTTGCCTCCAACTCAAATGAAGTCCCTCCTCTTCCAAATGGGGGTAAGGACATAAAATATCCATTTTTATTCGAAATCCATAATTTCAACTTCTAAATTCTCCATATTTAGTATGGGGACCTTACCCACAGTGACCTCTATCCCCAAGCTCCTTATGTACGGGGTCTCGTTCTCGAATGTGCCTGAGTTAATGAGCTTAACTCCCTTGTAATCCCCCACACCGTAAACGTGGACATGACCAGTGTGAAATATGTTAGGAGGATTCTCTATCAGTAACCAGTCTCTCTCCTCGGGCGATATGGGGTGCTCTCCGTATATAGGCACTAAGTTCCTCAACTTCAAGATCCATGACATCGCTTCTACTACAGTCTGCGGCTTCACAGGTTGTAAGCCCGGTATATGCTTCATCACAGCATTTAAGCTCCTTCCATGATAGAGAAGAAGGATCAAACTCCCTATCTTTACTATAGATGGATTCGGTAACGCTACTACGTTCTGATTAGCGTCCAGTAGTATATCTAAGTAATCTCTATGGAGTTCGGGTTGGGGCTCGGCTTGTCTAACTGGCTCATGATTCCCGGGGATGTATATTATCTTGATCCGACTAGGTATCTTGGAGAGGAACTTACTAGCATATTCAAACTGTTTGTAAACGTCGGTTATCCTGAGCTCTTCCTCTTGATTAGGGTAAACGCCTATACCGTCCACTAAATCCCCGCATATGATGAGGTACCTCACTTCCCTTGCCCCCTCACTCCTCAACCATCTCACGAACCTCTCGAAGGCCCCCTCATTGAAGTACCTGCTTCCTATATGCACATCACTTATCATAACGACCTTCCCGCTGTGCCTCCCTTCAGGCACTTCATCATTCCTCACATCTGGGAGGAATATGCTCTCTCCATATATCTTCCCATTGACGTAAGTCCCCCTGACGCCTACTACGCTGTCCACCGGGGTCCTCTCCGCGAGCTCCCAAGCTCTACTATCCCTCTTGAATATAACGTTCACTATACCGCTTTCATCTTCAAGAATAATCTTTATTGACCCGTCTTTTGTTGATATTTTTTCCATTATCATACCTATTATGAAGAGATTGTCCCCATTTCTACTCGTCTTATTCTTCAGCTCGGCTATGGGTATGGGTTCGAGATCCACCCATCTCGATACTAGTGGCCTCAATTTATCGAACCTCGCTCTAACGAATCTGATGAACTCCTCTACATTTCCTAAGATACCTAAGTTGTCTGGTTTCAAGACCACATCGAATTCGGAGCTCTCAACTCTATATCTACCTTCGTCAGCCTGTATCAGGGGGAGTATGTCTTCATAATCTATAACGGGCTTACGCGGCACTAACTCTATTATCTTCTCGACATCCCCCCTTTGCATCAAATAGTTCAATGCCTCAGGCGTTAAGTTTAGGCCCTTCCTCAGGAACTTTCTGAGTAGCTCAACTTGGCTCATCACGAGATCGGGGAGATCCAAGTTAAAATCATTAGAGGGGTATATGTAACTCCATTTCGTGAGGTATAGTATAGAATTAAAATCCCTTTCTGAGTTTTTCTAAAAATCTTTTGGAAATTATTGTAAGATTGTTTCAATGATATTGAAATCTCATCTACGTCATATCGCCGCAAGTACACCAAGCTTCGTTCAATAAGTCGAGGACTTCCCCGAACCCTTGGAAGTACTTGGCTGAGATAGATACGACTCTTATCGGGGATCTGAAGGATGAAATAGCGTTCAAGAGGTCTTGTAGAGCATCTATATAGACACCATCCCTCCCCTCCAGTACGCTCATCTCCCCCCTGAGGACAGCCTCCCACACATCGCTGAAATCCCTTCCTCCCCATAGATCGGATTTATTGAGCACGGGAATTACCTTGACCCCTAGCTTGAGCTCTAGTATCTTCGCGAGGAAGGCGGAGGATAATAAGTCCTCTAAATCCCTCTTCGGATCGTAATCCCCTAAGTAGATCGAGAGGAGCCTCATGTCCCTAGATAACCTCTCACATAAAGCTCTACCGGTAGGCCTGAATGCGAATATCTCCATCTGGCCCGGTGTATCTATTATCAGGGTGTCGCAATCCAGCGATGTAAGGGATTCAACTATATCATCAGACCGGTCGACTATTAGGTCTGCAGCTCTCACTATAGCACCATTCGGCCCTAAGTTCTCCCTCCTCATCAGATCCTCCACGCTTATTATGTCTCTTATATCGTAAGAGGGCTCATAAGGTAGTGAGGATGCCCCGGGATCTAAGTTGACGGGGCAGCTCTTAATCAGGAAGTTCTCACTCAACCAACTCGAGAAGTTGGCCGTGAACGTAGTCTTGCCCGAGCCGGCTGTACCTAACACGATCACTCCTTTCATCTCATCACCAAAAATTTTTAGGCTGTGACGAAATTAAAGAGTGGTGCCGGGGTACCCTAGCCAGAGGGCCAGCTACCGGCTAAGAAAGGGGCCGGACTCGAGATCCGGTGGCCTCCGGGCCTCGTGGGTTCAAATCCCACCCCCGGCGCTACTCAGATATCTTATGGAGCCTAACTAGATCCGATTTGAAGGGACTCAACTCCTCAGGTATCTCCGCTTTTATAGGTTCCCTCATGCTGAGGTTTTTCTCCTTCCTCATCCTCCAGATGCTGCTGTTGAACTCCATTAACGCTTCACCCAACTTGAGGTAATCCGTGTAGTACTCATCCCTCGGCTCCGGGAGTCTCTCTAAGTGGACTGAGCCTCCATAAATTTGCCTCCATATGTAATCAGTTATATGGGGTATTATCGGTGCTGAGAGTTTGAGGATCGTCCTCAAGACTTGATGGAGGGTCCATCTAGCTGATCTCACCTCTTCCTCATTCCCAATACCGTAAGCCCTCTCCTTGACTAACTCGATGTAGTGAGGGGCGAAGACGTCCCAAACGAAGCTCCTGACTTCATTAGCTGGATCGAAGAAATCGAAGTTCTTGTAACCATTTAAAGACCTCTCTATAGCTCTATTCAACCTACCCAATATCCATAGATCAGTTGGTTGCAAATAAACCCTATCCTCAGGCTCCTCGAACTGAGATATGAACCTAGCGACATTCCAGAGCTTCTGGAGGAACTTATATGCGCCTTCTATCTTCCTCTCAGATATCCTCAAGTCCGACCCATGGTGAGCCTCAGCAGCGCCGAAGAACCTGATAGCATCAGCACCATATCTCTCGAACAGGGGCCATGGATAGATCACATTCCCCAGACTCTTGTGCATCGCTCTCCCCTGAGCATCTA from Candidatus Korarchaeum sp. encodes:
- a CDS encoding energy-coupling factor ABC transporter ATP-binding protein; protein product: MIEFRNAGFKYEGSRGFAIRGISLEFRVGKIYGIIGPNGSGKSTLLRMMNGLIPHFYRGEMVGRVLVDGLDTREASVAQLARKVGLVFQNPEHMFFSESIEEEVSFGPRSVGMEENEIGDSVRWSLEEVGLWELRRRGPWSLSGGEMKRLSIACVLSMRPTFLALDEPTIGQDAISKDSLISLLRNLRGEGKGIIVVTHDIEWLEELDPDEVIVLSKGSIYKRGPPEDIFSDIRGLVMSQLMPPVSYIIEDLLRRCLNVRSVRDA
- a CDS encoding 30S ribosomal protein S3ae produces the protein MSSRKAHGKVKTKTWYNTYAFDIFPGQWIGETPANDPESLIGRNVEVVVRDITGDFMHEKYKLWFKIFKVEGNKAYARFVKEMLNKDYMRSIVQRRSSRVDIQSEGVTKDGNYVRIFTLIITSTRIRSSQKHAIRERVDKYIREIIPNYTVEEIVRSFIFGNPLPVTSEIQRISSKIAPIKYVELRKMVLLKPSEIREAEERVESSIASGG
- a CDS encoding DNA-directed DNA polymerase II small subunit; the protein is MSQVELLRKFLRKGLNLTPEALNYLMQRGDVEKIIELVPRKPVIDYEDILPLIQADEGRYRVESSEFDVVLKPDNLGILGNVEEFIRFVRARFDKLRPLVSRWVDLEPIPIAELKNKTSRNGDNLFIIGMIMEKISTKDGSIKIILEDESGIVNVIFKRDSRAWELAERTPVDSVVGVRGTYVNGKIYGESIFLPDVRNDEVPEGRHSGKVVMISDVHIGSRYFNEGAFERFVRWLRSEGAREVRYLIICGDLVDGIGVYPNQEEELRITDVYKQFEYASKFLSKIPSRIKIIYIPGNHEPVRQAEPQPELHRDYLDILLDANQNVVALPNPSIVKIGSLILLLYHGRSLNAVMKHIPGLQPVKPQTVVEAMSWILKLRNLVPIYGEHPISPEERDWLLIENPPNIFHTGHVHVYGVGDYKGVKLINSGTFENETPYIRSLGIEVTVGKVPILNMENLEVEIMDFE
- a CDS encoding AAA family ATPase — its product is MPINSSIFYDTSYLGYSIIKDKRVLRDSFIPDTLPGREEQIFQFTRALSDLLSDQPPSDVAFIGKPGTGKTAVAKNVTGKFKQEYPNIRAKFIYINCSQATTSYRVMYQLNRALGVLVPPSGYPFDVLWDKFIEAYSSSNSRLVVILDEVDLLVRRDGGRILYSLSRLNYELGRNLSISMVVISNTLDFLDRLDPRERSSFEPLRIHFPPYTQPQLYNILRQRADLGLKLGTWDDEALHLIAARVAQESGDARRAIDVLRIAAEIAEDERAEKLAVRHVEKALNSVNEEEISVTVRTLPLHHRLILAAIAEILERPQVRPGTGVIYSLYTKKAQSYGVKPLTMRRVSGILRELESLGLVEIKMDYGGARGNTKVVERMALPPTQMKSLLFQMGVRT
- a CDS encoding NTP transferase domain-containing protein → MKVALLAAGKGNRLRPATDSIPKPLLPIACSTLLEHNLALLNPTEVYVVVCYMKELFLEYRSKYGVNLVDQGEPLGTGHAVLKLEDFVRDDLLLLYSDIYIPPGFLEAFLSERDKYDHLVAVAPVERPWEFGVIEAEGKLLKRIVEKPKRGEEPSNLVVAGVFLLSQSIFDILRGLSPSPRGEIELTSAITEAVERGERVGIVSVDPWVDAGRREDFLLAQELLLNDMISGLRRVPDGFKVEGPLIIGRDAEVEGSELDGPCCLDGKLIDSAVAKAYLQRGSEVIGSTIRNSIVMSGSIVRSSLIESSIISKGSSILNSKISSSINASGTSIEGCEVENELIWGNKSCFT
- a CDS encoding energy-coupling factor ABC transporter ATP-binding protein, which produces MGALIEFEGVSFRYEGSESYAIRDVNLEIRRGDFLLIAGMSGSGKSTLLRMMNGLIPHFYRGEMVGRVLVDGLDTREASVAQLARKVGLVFQNPDNQIVTLRVDREVAFGLENLGVSREEMISRVNYALSKLKIEHLGRRPTYELSGGEKQLVAIASVIAMKPEILVLDEPTSELDPFSAARIVKILRELNREGITVIVAEHRLDLFAPPSNRLLVVHEGRIKFDGDPREVLYDDPYPLGVKSPGVVKFAKTHGVRGKPLTVGELLRAIVG
- a CDS encoding energy-coupling factor transporter transmembrane protein EcfT — encoded protein: MFDPLGMLEIFRTGYAESVYARLNPLVKFILFAVFIILPLLSTNLLLQLFSMLAQIPLIMMSRSGRRVVRSLRASMFFILIIILLNYIATNSIIFSLSMVVRLLVMIIASAIFMNGSNPSEIGDVLSKLRVPTSITFSFIVALRFIPVLADDFMNIVASQASRGHEVERSGFIRRAKSLLPLLIPLIVIAIRRAQQLAEALESRCFGSGKRTSYISYGVSFSDFLALIYAIIVIIVGVSLATLPPSFPLLPFR
- a CDS encoding ATP/GTP-binding protein encodes the protein MKGVIVLGTAGSGKTTFTANFSSWLSENFLIKSCPVNLDPGASSLPYEPSYDIRDIISVEDLMRRENLGPNGAIVRAADLIVDRSDDIVESLTSLDCDTLIIDTPGQMEIFAFRPTGRALCERLSRDMRLLSIYLGDYDPKRDLEDLLSSAFLAKILELKLGVKVIPVLNKSDLWGGRDFSDVWEAVLRGEMSVLEGRDGVYIDALQDLLNAISSFRSPIRVVSISAKYFQGFGEVLDLLNEAWCTCGDMT
- a CDS encoding redox-regulated ATPase YchF, yielding MLIGVVGKTNVGKTTFFSAATLVDAARENRPFVTIEPNEGIGYVRVKSVCTEFGVRCQPKYGWCNGTHRFVPVKLLDVAGLVRGAHKGRGLGNKFLDDLRRASVNIIVVDASGSTDDEGNPVPPFTHDPVEDVKIVKEEFSRWMASIIERAKGKIRGKLLSGASYDEAIYEVLTGLEISRDVVKEALESIPIRKSPLDLTIDELQELSSEILRRGKPFVIAANKVDISGAHRNLERLRSVFEEPVIPVSAEAELILRKASKAGLIRYEPGDSDFEIIDEAKLSEPQLKALNMIRERVLNEFGSTGVQDTLEVSVFNVLRMKVVFPVENESKLSDKDGNILPDAIILPEHATVLDLAEKIHSEIASKALYGIDVRNKMRISLDHELKHRDIIKIVTAR